The Candidatus Sphingomonas colombiensis genome contains the following window.
GCATTGCGCATCCGATCGGAATGATGCGCGCCACCCCGAATGGTTTCCGGGCCGGTGGCGCGATGGCGACCTGGATCGTCACCGCGGTCCTCGCCGGCTGGGCGCTCGCGATCGCCTATCAGGCGAATAGCGTCGCCGCGCCGCACGGAAACGTGATCGAGATGGTCGCCCCGCGCGGGTAGCTTAAACGGTCGGACGCTTCGCGAATCGCTCCAGCGTCTCCTCAGGCGCGTCGTCGCTGACCGCGACATCGACGACGTGCGCCGCCGGTGGACCCTGATGCGCGCGGGCAATAGCGGCGGCAATCGAATCGGCGGAGCCCGCGATCACCGCCTCGACCGAATTGTCGGCGCGGTTGCGCACCCAGCCGAGAATGCCGAGTGCGCGCATCTCCGCTACGAACCAATTGCGGTAGAATACGCCCTGCACCCGCCCGGTGATGATGAGCCGACGACGAATCATGTGGCGATAACGCCGGGCCGGCCGGCGCGGTTCATCCGTCCTTGCGACGCTCGATCAGCCACGGGCGTGGGCGGCCGGTGGGCTTCGCCACGCCATCGAGCCGTATCGCGCGGCTGATATAGACCAGCTTCATCAGCATCGTGCCGCCCATCCCGCCGCCGGTCGGCTGGGCGAGGATGCGGCGCACCACATCCTGCCCCGCGACGACGCGCCCGAAGGCGGCATAGCCTGGATGATCGCGGCTGGCGTCCATCGAGGGCATCGCGCCGACGGTGATGAACCAATTGCCATTGGCCGATCCCGGCTCCCCGCGCCGCGCCATGGATATCGTCATGTCGAGGTGGCGGATGCCGGTCTTGCTGGTCGGCTCATGCGCGATCGTATCGAGGAAGCGGCGCGCGTCGGTGCGGATGCCGGATTGGATGAAGCCGAATTGCGGCGCCTGTTTGCTGCGCGCGACGCGATAGAAGCTGATCCCGTCGAAGCGCCCGTCATCGACATAGCGCATGAAATTCGCGGTCGTGATCGGCGCATGCTTCGCATCCAGCGCCAGCACGATATTGCCAAGCGCGGTTTCCAGCCGCACCCGCACGAACCCCGGCGTCGCCCGGTCCGCCCGCTGCGCGGCGACGGGCGTGGAGAGCAGCAGGGCGACGAGCAGGACAAGAACGCGCATCGGGTGCGCCTAGGCAGCGTGGCCCTGAACGGCAAGCGCCGCCGCCGCGATCACGGGGCGGTGCGCGCGAGAAGATCGGCGAGATCCTGTTTCCAGAACTTCGCCCAGGTGTGCGTGCCATGCCCGTGCGTGTCGGCGCTTTCGGGGATCAGGCGGAAACGGGTGTTCGGCATCTGCTTCACCGCCTGATTCGGGAAATCGAGATTGCGCGGGTTGATGAAGTCGTCGGCCGAATTGATCCACACCATCGGCGCGGTGATCTGCGCGAGCTTGGGCCATGGATCATAGGTGCGCGACGAATCGAGCTGATAGATCAGATCGTTGGCATCGATCCCCGCGATCGAGGCCGCCACCTTCTCCCGCGCATAGGAAACAGCCGCGTCGCGGGCGGGATAGGCCGACTGGAGGAAGAGCGGCGCCCCGCCGGCGATGAACAACAACGACGCGGCCCCGCGCACGCCCTGCACCGGCTGGGCCGTATAATTGCCGCCGTTCCACGCCGGATCGGCTCGAATCGAATCGATCGCGAGCTGGCGCCACATGCGGTTCAGCCCCGCGATCTGTACCGGCTCGCACGCCAGCGGCATCAGCGCACGGGCATAGTCCGGGAAGGTCTCCGCCCACACGAAGGCGTGCATGCACCCCATCGAGGTGCCCATGATCAACCGCATCTTTCGGATGCCAAAATGCTCGGCGAGCAGCCGGTGCTGCGCGGCGACCATGTCGTCATAGTCATAACGGGGGAACGCCATATGCTGGCCGTTCGAGGGCTTGGACGAGCCACCATGGCCGATATTGTCGGGCAGGATGATGAAATAGCGCGTGATGTCGAGCGGCTGGCCGGGGCCGTAAAGCTCATCGGCGAACTGGGGCTGGAGGAACTGCTTGCCCGTCCCCCCGGTGCCGTGAAGCACCATCACCGCATTGTCGATCTCCCCCGCCGCGTTGCGATGTGGCGTGCCGAGCGTGGTGTAATGCAGCTTTAGCTCAGCCAGCTTCTCGCCTGATCGAAACGCGAAATCGCGCATCACGAAATCGCCTTCCTTGATCGGCCATTGCCGGGCGACGGCGGGCGGCGGAGCGGGCGGGGTAACGGGTTGCGGTGCCGGTGCGGCGGCGAGGAGCAGGGGGAGAATCATCGCGAGAGGTTAGCATGCGATTGGCCGGGTGCCAGTGCCGGTTCACAGCGGTTGGCGCGGGCGAACGAAGCGTTGCTCGATCATCTCGGGCCCCCATTGCCGGCCGGACCATTCCTCGACGCAGACGAAGCCGAAGCTTTCGTAGAGATGCCGCGCCGCAGCCAGGCCGCGGAATGTCCATAGCTGGGTCTCGGCGAAGTTCCTTTCGTCCACGAAAGCCATGGCGGCAGACAGCAATTTGCGCCCGGCACCGCTACCGCGCGCGTCATCCGCCGTGATGAAAAAGCGCAGGTGCGCGATATCGGCGCCCAGATCCTCGCCATCGATAGAGATCGATCCGACCATTTCGTCCTCACGCATCGCCGACCAGATGGCGTTGCGCGGGCTTTCGAGCCGGGCACAGAGATCGGCGAGGCCGCGCGCCACCACGCTTTCGAAATGCCGCCCGAAACCTGATTCGCGGGCGTAATAAAGCGCATGCATTTCCGTGACCCGTGCGATCAGCCCGGTGTAGTAGCCGGATGCGATGGTGATATCCGGACAAGAGGGGCCCCCGCTTTTTCCGCCAAGCGCATCGGCGTAGAGGCGCAGCCCCTCGAGAACGGCGCGCGACTGGGCCGGCTGCAAGCGCCGGAGCGCATCGACCACCTGTGTATCGGCAAAGGCGTGGATCGCGACGACACGGTCTTTCCCGCTTGCCGAGAGCGAGAGAAGCTTCACCCGCCCGTCGCTTCCGCCGGCTTCTTCTTTAACGTCGCCCGCTTCCACCAGCTTACGTAACATACGGCTTACGCTGGATTTTTCTAGGCGCAGGCGTATGCCGATATCCCGTGCGGTAGCGCCACCGCGTTCGATCTCCATCAGCGCATGGACGGCGGACGGCGATAGCTCGGTTCCGGCGAAGTTCCCGCCCATGAAGCCCCATTCGCGAACGATCGCCCGCGATACGTTGCGTATCTGCCCGACCAATTGTGCGGTGCCGTCCATCCGGCTTTCTCCTTCGCATATGGTTGTATCATGCAACCATATCGACGCAAGGCGCCCGGACCGGGCTCAAAGAAATGGGGCGATGGCCTGTGCTGGCCGCCGCCCCATTCTTTTAGTGGACACGCGATCGTGCCTACCGGCTTCGCGATGTGCCCTTGCTACGCACGGGCACTGCCATGGAGCGCCGCTCCATGGTCTTAGAGCTTTCCGGTAAGCTCCGGCACGACCTTGAACAGATCGCCGACCAGGCCGATGTCCGCGACCTGGAAGATCGGGGCGTCTTCGTCCTTGTTGATCGCGATGATCGTCTTGGAGTCCTTCATGCCAGCGAGATGCTGGATCGCGCCCGAGATGCCGATCGCGATATAGACTTCCGGAGCGACGATCTTGCCGGTCTGGCCGACCTGATAGTCGTTCGGGACATAGCCCGCGTCGACCGCCGCGCGGCTCGCGCCGACGCCCGCGCCGAG
Protein-coding sequences here:
- a CDS encoding acylphosphatase, producing MIRRRLIITGRVQGVFYRNWFVAEMRALGILGWVRNRADNSVEAVIAGSADSIAAAIARAHQGPPAAHVVDVAVSDDAPEETLERFAKRPTV
- a CDS encoding peptidylprolyl isomerase, with translation MRVLVLLVALLLSTPVAAQRADRATPGFVRVRLETALGNIVLALDAKHAPITTANFMRYVDDGRFDGISFYRVARSKQAPQFGFIQSGIRTDARRFLDTIAHEPTSKTGIRHLDMTISMARRGEPGSANGNWFITVGAMPSMDASRDHPGYAAFGRVVAGQDVVRRILAQPTGGGMGGTMLMKLVYISRAIRLDGVAKPTGRPRPWLIERRKDG
- a CDS encoding alpha/beta fold hydrolase — encoded protein: MILPLLLAAAPAPQPVTPPAPPPAVARQWPIKEGDFVMRDFAFRSGEKLAELKLHYTTLGTPHRNAAGEIDNAVMVLHGTGGTGKQFLQPQFADELYGPGQPLDITRYFIILPDNIGHGGSSKPSNGQHMAFPRYDYDDMVAAQHRLLAEHFGIRKMRLIMGTSMGCMHAFVWAETFPDYARALMPLACEPVQIAGLNRMWRQLAIDSIRADPAWNGGNYTAQPVQGVRGAASLLFIAGGAPLFLQSAYPARDAAVSYAREKVAASIAGIDANDLIYQLDSSRTYDPWPKLAQITAPMVWINSADDFINPRNLDFPNQAVKQMPNTRFRLIPESADTHGHGTHTWAKFWKQDLADLLARTAP
- a CDS encoding helix-turn-helix domain-containing GNAT family N-acetyltransferase, producing MDGTAQLVGQIRNVSRAIVREWGFMGGNFAGTELSPSAVHALMEIERGGATARDIGIRLRLEKSSVSRMLRKLVEAGDVKEEAGGSDGRVKLLSLSASGKDRVVAIHAFADTQVVDALRRLQPAQSRAVLEGLRLYADALGGKSGGPSCPDITIASGYYTGLIARVTEMHALYYARESGFGRHFESVVARGLADLCARLESPRNAIWSAMREDEMVGSISIDGEDLGADIAHLRFFITADDARGSGAGRKLLSAAMAFVDERNFAETQLWTFRGLAAARHLYESFGFVCVEEWSGRQWGPEMIEQRFVRPRQPL